One genomic window of Solea solea chromosome 12, fSolSol10.1, whole genome shotgun sequence includes the following:
- the LOC131470680 gene encoding arpin-like isoform X2: MIQTSQDPDFSGARLHRIQTSQDPDFSGARLHRIHTSQDPQKSLETGSFWGAGVLLEGKVLDVSRHVVSDVKNHKVRFYVLYVKPSRVHQRKFDDRGNEIEPNFSDTKKVNTGHLLSSYISIAKVEGGAVTRCNFTGDENTGASWTDKILANKVHAEDAERGGGGGGAAGGGEGADEDEWDERVNHFLAELN; the protein is encoded by the exons ATGATCCAGACTTCTCAGGATCCAGACTTCTCAGGAGCCAGACTTCACAGGATCCAGACTTCTCAGGATCCAGACTTCTCAGGAGCCAGACTTCACAGGATCCACACTTCACAGGATCCTCAGAAATCATTAGAAActggatcattttg GGGAGCTGGAGTTCTTCTGGAGGGAAAGGTGCTGGACGTCTCCAGACATGTGGTCAGCGATGTCAAAAACCACAAG GTTCGCTTCTACGTTCTGTATGTCAAACCCAGCCGCGTCCATCAGAGGAAGTTTGAtgacagaggaaatgaaatcGAGCCAAACTTCAGTGACACCAAGAAGGTCAACACAGGTCATCTCCTGTCATCCTACA tctCCATCGCTAAAGTGGAGGGTGGCGCAGTGACCAGGTGTAACTTTACTGGAGATGAAAACACTGGAGCTTCATGGACGGACAAGATCCTGGCCAACAAAGTCCACGCAGAAGACGctgagcgaggaggaggaggaggaggagcagcaggaggaggagagggagctgATGAAGATGAATGG gACGAGAGAGTAAATCATTTCCTGgcagaactgaactga
- the LOC131470680 gene encoding arpin-like isoform X4 encodes MSRIYENSCLQNKPVHSDKFDGVWSPSTYERGAGVLLEGKVLDVSRHVVSDVKNHKTLVSLGSGQVRFYVLYVKPSRVHQRKFDDRGNEIEPNFSDTKKVNTGHLLSSYISIAKVEGGAVTRCNFTGDENTGASWTDKILANKVHAEDAERGGGGGGAAGGGEGADEDEWDERVNHFLAELN; translated from the exons atgagcagAATTTATGAAAACTCGTGTTTACAGAACAAACCCGTCCACAGTGACAAGTTCGACGGCGTCTGGTCTCCATCTACATACGAGAG GGGAGCTGGAGTTCTTCTGGAGGGAAAGGTGCTGGACGTCTCCAGACATGTGGTCAGCGATGTCAAAAACCACAAG ACTCTTGTCTCTCTTGGTTCTGGTCAGGTTCGCTTCTACGTTCTGTATGTCAAACCCAGCCGCGTCCATCAGAGGAAGTTTGAtgacagaggaaatgaaatcGAGCCAAACTTCAGTGACACCAAGAAGGTCAACACAGGTCATCTCCTGTCATCCTACA tctCCATCGCTAAAGTGGAGGGTGGCGCAGTGACCAGGTGTAACTTTACTGGAGATGAAAACACTGGAGCTTCATGGACGGACAAGATCCTGGCCAACAAAGTCCACGCAGAAGACGctgagcgaggaggaggaggaggaggagcagcaggaggaggagagggagctgATGAAGATGAATGG gACGAGAGAGTAAATCATTTCCTGgcagaactgaactga
- the LOC131470680 gene encoding arpin-like isoform X6, with protein sequence MSRIYENSCLQNKPVHSDKFDGVWSPSTYERGAGVLLEGKVLDVSRHVVRFYVLYVKPSRVHQRKFDDRGNEIEPNFSDTKKVNTGHLLSSYISIAKVEGGAVTRCNFTGDENTGASWTDKILANKVHAEDAERGGGGGGAAGGGEGADEDEWDERVNHFLAELN encoded by the exons atgagcagAATTTATGAAAACTCGTGTTTACAGAACAAACCCGTCCACAGTGACAAGTTCGACGGCGTCTGGTCTCCATCTACATACGAGAG GGGAGCTGGAGTTCTTCTGGAGGGAAAGGTGCTGGACGTCTCCAGACATGTG GTTCGCTTCTACGTTCTGTATGTCAAACCCAGCCGCGTCCATCAGAGGAAGTTTGAtgacagaggaaatgaaatcGAGCCAAACTTCAGTGACACCAAGAAGGTCAACACAGGTCATCTCCTGTCATCCTACA tctCCATCGCTAAAGTGGAGGGTGGCGCAGTGACCAGGTGTAACTTTACTGGAGATGAAAACACTGGAGCTTCATGGACGGACAAGATCCTGGCCAACAAAGTCCACGCAGAAGACGctgagcgaggaggaggaggaggaggagcagcaggaggaggagagggagctgATGAAGATGAATGG gACGAGAGAGTAAATCATTTCCTGgcagaactgaactga
- the LOC131470680 gene encoding arpin-like isoform X1: MIQTSQDPDFSGARLHRIQTSQDPDFSGARLHRIHTSQDPQKSLETGSFWGAGVLLEGKVLDVSRHVVSDVKNHKTLVSLGSGQVRFYVLYVKPSRVHQRKFDDRGNEIEPNFSDTKKVNTGHLLSSYISIAKVEGGAVTRCNFTGDENTGASWTDKILANKVHAEDAERGGGGGGAAGGGEGADEDEWDERVNHFLAELN; the protein is encoded by the exons ATGATCCAGACTTCTCAGGATCCAGACTTCTCAGGAGCCAGACTTCACAGGATCCAGACTTCTCAGGATCCAGACTTCTCAGGAGCCAGACTTCACAGGATCCACACTTCACAGGATCCTCAGAAATCATTAGAAActggatcattttg GGGAGCTGGAGTTCTTCTGGAGGGAAAGGTGCTGGACGTCTCCAGACATGTGGTCAGCGATGTCAAAAACCACAAG ACTCTTGTCTCTCTTGGTTCTGGTCAGGTTCGCTTCTACGTTCTGTATGTCAAACCCAGCCGCGTCCATCAGAGGAAGTTTGAtgacagaggaaatgaaatcGAGCCAAACTTCAGTGACACCAAGAAGGTCAACACAGGTCATCTCCTGTCATCCTACA tctCCATCGCTAAAGTGGAGGGTGGCGCAGTGACCAGGTGTAACTTTACTGGAGATGAAAACACTGGAGCTTCATGGACGGACAAGATCCTGGCCAACAAAGTCCACGCAGAAGACGctgagcgaggaggaggaggaggaggagcagcaggaggaggagagggagctgATGAAGATGAATGG gACGAGAGAGTAAATCATTTCCTGgcagaactgaactga
- the LOC131470680 gene encoding arpin-like isoform X3: MIQTSQDPDFSGARLHRIQTSQDPDFSGARLHRIHTSQDPQKSLETGSFWGAGVLLEGKVLDVSRHVVRFYVLYVKPSRVHQRKFDDRGNEIEPNFSDTKKVNTGHLLSSYISIAKVEGGAVTRCNFTGDENTGASWTDKILANKVHAEDAERGGGGGGAAGGGEGADEDEWDERVNHFLAELN; the protein is encoded by the exons ATGATCCAGACTTCTCAGGATCCAGACTTCTCAGGAGCCAGACTTCACAGGATCCAGACTTCTCAGGATCCAGACTTCTCAGGAGCCAGACTTCACAGGATCCACACTTCACAGGATCCTCAGAAATCATTAGAAActggatcattttg GGGAGCTGGAGTTCTTCTGGAGGGAAAGGTGCTGGACGTCTCCAGACATGTG GTTCGCTTCTACGTTCTGTATGTCAAACCCAGCCGCGTCCATCAGAGGAAGTTTGAtgacagaggaaatgaaatcGAGCCAAACTTCAGTGACACCAAGAAGGTCAACACAGGTCATCTCCTGTCATCCTACA tctCCATCGCTAAAGTGGAGGGTGGCGCAGTGACCAGGTGTAACTTTACTGGAGATGAAAACACTGGAGCTTCATGGACGGACAAGATCCTGGCCAACAAAGTCCACGCAGAAGACGctgagcgaggaggaggaggaggaggagcagcaggaggaggagagggagctgATGAAGATGAATGG gACGAGAGAGTAAATCATTTCCTGgcagaactgaactga
- the LOC131470680 gene encoding arpin-like isoform X5 gives MSRIYENSCLQNKPVHSDKFDGVWSPSTYERGAGVLLEGKVLDVSRHVVSDVKNHKVRFYVLYVKPSRVHQRKFDDRGNEIEPNFSDTKKVNTGHLLSSYISIAKVEGGAVTRCNFTGDENTGASWTDKILANKVHAEDAERGGGGGGAAGGGEGADEDEWDERVNHFLAELN, from the exons atgagcagAATTTATGAAAACTCGTGTTTACAGAACAAACCCGTCCACAGTGACAAGTTCGACGGCGTCTGGTCTCCATCTACATACGAGAG GGGAGCTGGAGTTCTTCTGGAGGGAAAGGTGCTGGACGTCTCCAGACATGTGGTCAGCGATGTCAAAAACCACAAG GTTCGCTTCTACGTTCTGTATGTCAAACCCAGCCGCGTCCATCAGAGGAAGTTTGAtgacagaggaaatgaaatcGAGCCAAACTTCAGTGACACCAAGAAGGTCAACACAGGTCATCTCCTGTCATCCTACA tctCCATCGCTAAAGTGGAGGGTGGCGCAGTGACCAGGTGTAACTTTACTGGAGATGAAAACACTGGAGCTTCATGGACGGACAAGATCCTGGCCAACAAAGTCCACGCAGAAGACGctgagcgaggaggaggaggaggaggagcagcaggaggaggagagggagctgATGAAGATGAATGG gACGAGAGAGTAAATCATTTCCTGgcagaactgaactga
- the LOC131470679 gene encoding LOW QUALITY PROTEIN: protein FAM169B-like (The sequence of the model RefSeq protein was modified relative to this genomic sequence to represent the inferred CDS: inserted 1 base in 1 codon) gives MCLSCLILPVVALYLHEKWWSVDDVLRTSSERRRGLVSVQSIAERLIVFLLSQVVERCFQEEALFLLHPRTERLKLLWSEGEAVGFYSVKHKGVLCDDWSGRCYLLPVLDTVLVRRSRRRRGFGLKMLQDFCSSFATEEFVGLSAPLSVSMLAVCRTFLQQHHEXLYEVEAPGAWSQRRNIWLNIQLRDSSTGDTEDTRDTEDTRDTQDT, from the exons atgtgtttgtcatGCCTTATCCTTCCAGTGGTGGCGCTGTACCTACACGAGAAGTGGTGGAGCGTGGACGATGTCTTACGAACGTCCAGTGAACGGAGGAGGGGCTTAGTGTCA GTGCAGTCGATCGCAGAGAGGCTGATTGTGTTCCTGCTCAGTCAAGTGGTGGAGAGGTGTTTCCAGGAGGAGGCACTGTTCTTGCTGCATCCCCGCACAGAGAGACTTAAACTGCTGTGGAGTGAAGGAGAGGCGGTCGGCTTCTACTCCGTCAAACACAAAG GTGTTCTGTGTGACGACTGGAGCGGCCGCTGTTACCTGCTTCCTGTTCTCGACACCGTGCTGGTGAGGCGGAGCCGTAGGAGGCGGGGCTTCGGCCTGAAGATGCTGCAGGATTTTTGCTCCTCCTTCGCCACAGAAGAGTTTGTGGGGCTCAGCGCTCCGTTATcagttagcatgttagcag TGTGCAGGAcgtttctgcagcagcatcacG GTTTGTACGAGGTGGAGGCTCCAGGAGCCTGGAGCCAACGACGCAACATCTGGCTCAACATCCAGCTGAGAGACAGCAGCACGGGGGACACGGAGGACACCAGGGACACGGAGGACACCAGGGACACACAGGACACGTAG